The DNA window CAAGATGATTGTGACATTGATTGCACCGATTGCGATGGAAGAAGGCTTGCGCTTTGCGATTCGCGAAGGTGGTCGCACTGTCGGTGCTGGCGTTGTTTCTAAAGTACTTGAATAACGGCTGATATTGGTATAGAATTGCGCGCCTCGCAGCGTTGATGATTGCGGGGCGTGCAGCCCACCACACCGGAATATGTGGTGTGGAAACAATGGACACGATCTGTGTCC is part of the Gammaproteobacteria bacterium genome and encodes:
- a CDS encoding elongation factor Tu; translated protein: KMIVTLIAPIAMEEGLRFAIREGGRTVGAGVVSKVLE